GGAGTACAGGCTGAAAAAAGATGATCTCACTTATTTTTTCTCTTCAATAAGCTTTTTCAGCTCTTCCAGATCCTCTTTTGTGGCTACGCCAAGTTCGGAAAGTATTTTTTTTATCTTTTCTTTCAGCTTTTTATCAAACTCATCTTCAAAAGACTTGGCTTTTGCCTTCGCCTCTTCATATTTCTGCTTAAATTCTTCCTTTCCGCCCTTGCCTTTCTCTTTCAGTTCCTCAAGTTCCTTTTCCATCTTTTCCTTGGCGGTGAGTGCAGCCCCCAGACCTGCGTAAAAAAAGTCTTTGATTTCGTCCATGGAAAGCCTCCTTAAGTTAAAGCACACTGAATTGTCATATGATAACAAAATACACCCTGAGAGAGTAAATTGCCACGGATTGATTGATAAAGGATAAAAAAAATCCCGGCTATATGCTTTAAGGGGGGAGGAGGGATAAAGCATAGAGATAGCCGGGCAAGATTCTATTTAACTTTTACTTGTTACTAACTTAACAACCCTATTATACAGCAAAAAATTCAAGTTTCAAGTGTTTTACACATTCTCTCTGTCTTTCAGGAGTTTATACTCAATGGAGTCGATCAGCGCCTGATAGCTCGCCTCAATAATGTTGTGAGCCACGCCGACTGTACCCCATGTGTCACGCTCGTCCTTGGATTCGATAAGAACCCTTGTCAGCGCCTGAGTGCCTGTTCCAGCTGTGAGGATGCGCACTTTGTAATCCACCAGAGTCATGCTGTTTAAGTTAGGATAAAATCTGGAGAGAGCCTTTCTTATGGCGTTGTCCAGCGCGTTCACGGGGCCGTTGCCTGATGCCGCGGTGTGTTCCGTTTCGCCCTGAACCTCGATCATAACAGTTGCTTCCGCCGCTGAGCTGTCATCATTGTCCTTCATTTCATCAATAACCCTGAAGCTCATTGAATCGAAGAAGGGCTCAAACCTGCCCATAGCCTTGCGCATAAGCAGTTCAAAGGAGGCTTCTGCCCCTTCGTACTGGAAGCCTTTGTTCTCAAGCTCTTTCAGTTTCTCCACCACTTCGGTTATGGCCGGATCATTGCTGTCAATATCCAGACCGAAATCCTTTGCCTTGTAGATAAGGTTGCTCTTGCCCGAAAGGTCGGAAACCAGAACACGCTGGGTGTTGCCCACGAGTTCCGGTTCTATGTGCTCATAAGTGCGTGAGTTTTTCATAATAGCGCTTACATGCACTCCGCCCTTGTGAGCGAAAGCTGAGCGCCCTACATAAGGCTGATGGATGTTGTGCTTAAGGTTGCCGAGTTCGTTTACCAGACGGGAAAGCACCCTGAGTTTTTTCAGGTTTGCCGCCGGAACGCACTCAAAACCGTATTTAAGCTGTAAGTTGGGGATCACGGATGCGAGGTTGGCGTTTCCGCATCTCTCTCCGTAACCGTTCATTGTTCCCTGAACCTGCGTAATGCCGTGCTTCACCGCAAGTGTGGAGTTGGCAACTGCGCAGTCACTGTCATTATGGCAGTGTATTCCCAGCGGATAAGCGCCTACGTGTTTTTTCACGTCCTCGATTATCTCAACCAGACTGTCCGGCAGTGTACCGCCGTTGGTATCACAGAGAACAAGGCAGTCAGCGCCCGCATCTTTCGCGGCGAGAAGGGTTTTAATGGCGTATTCACTGTTGGCCTTGTAGCCGTCAAAGAAATGCTCAGCATCATAAAAAACCCTGTCCACCTTGCTCTTGAGATAGCTCACGGAGCTGTGGATAAGGTCAAG
The window above is part of the Geovibrio ferrireducens genome. Proteins encoded here:
- a CDS encoding phasin family protein, whose protein sequence is MDEIKDFFYAGLGAALTAKEKMEKELEELKEKGKGGKEEFKQKYEEAKAKAKSFEDEFDKKLKEKIKKILSELGVATKEDLEELKKLIEEKK
- the cimA gene encoding citramalate synthase; translation: MTKVDIYDTLLRDGTQAEDVNFTVKDKVRLAETFCDFGIRFIEGGWPGSNPRDIEFFKAIKSSSAPIDNIAAFGSTRRAKRSCETDENLQALLEAEVPNLTIFGKTWDLHVREALKLSLEENLDLIHSSVSYLKSKVDRVFYDAEHFFDGYKANSEYAIKTLLAAKDAGADCLVLCDTNGGTLPDSLVEIIEDVKKHVGAYPLGIHCHNDSDCAVANSTLAVKHGITQVQGTMNGYGERCGNANLASVIPNLQLKYGFECVPAANLKKLRVLSRLVNELGNLKHNIHQPYVGRSAFAHKGGVHVSAIMKNSRTYEHIEPELVGNTQRVLVSDLSGKSNLIYKAKDFGLDIDSNDPAITEVVEKLKELENKGFQYEGAEASFELLMRKAMGRFEPFFDSMSFRVIDEMKDNDDSSAAEATVMIEVQGETEHTAASGNGPVNALDNAIRKALSRFYPNLNSMTLVDYKVRILTAGTGTQALTRVLIESKDERDTWGTVGVAHNIIEASYQALIDSIEYKLLKDRENV